From one Bacteroides intestinalis DSM 17393 genomic stretch:
- a CDS encoding cation:proton antiporter family protein, translated as MRKVLSFSAFLVVGLFIAQYLPAWSGSDYSTVKTVSNVLLYICLGFIMINVGREFEVDKSRWQTYAKDYFVAMATAAMPWFLIAIYYIFVLLPPEYWDSWEAWKENLLLSRFAAPTSAGILFTMLAAIGLKSSWIYKKIQVLAIFDDLDTILLMIPLQIMMIGPRWQLLVIILIVFLLLSFGWKKLSKYNMRQDWKAILFYSVLVFAATQSLYLITKNLYGEDASIHIEVLLPAFVLGMVMKHKDIDTAWERKASTGISFIFMFLVGMSMPPLQGISLPGDIGLASITGSQEMMPWALIIVHVVIVSLLSNVGKLFPVFFYRDRKLSERLALSIGMFTRGEVGAGVIFIALGYNLGGPALVISVLTIVLNLILTGIFVLWVKKLALMSYQE; from the coding sequence ATGAGAAAAGTTCTATCGTTTTCGGCCTTCCTGGTGGTAGGTCTCTTTATAGCGCAGTATCTGCCTGCATGGTCAGGAAGTGATTATAGTACGGTGAAAACCGTATCTAATGTGTTGTTGTATATTTGTCTGGGATTCATTATGATTAATGTGGGACGTGAGTTCGAAGTGGACAAGTCCCGATGGCAAACATACGCAAAAGATTATTTTGTCGCAATGGCTACAGCAGCCATGCCTTGGTTTCTGATTGCTATTTATTATATTTTCGTTTTACTTCCACCGGAATACTGGGATAGTTGGGAGGCATGGAAAGAAAACTTATTGCTGAGTCGTTTTGCAGCTCCTACTTCCGCAGGTATATTATTCACTATGTTGGCGGCTATTGGACTGAAGTCCAGCTGGATCTACAAGAAGATTCAGGTGTTGGCTATCTTTGATGATCTGGATACCATCCTTTTAATGATTCCTTTGCAAATAATGATGATCGGACCGCGCTGGCAGTTGTTGGTTATTATCCTTATCGTCTTTCTGTTGCTTTCTTTCGGTTGGAAGAAACTGAGTAAATATAATATGAGGCAGGATTGGAAAGCCATTCTGTTTTATTCCGTTCTGGTATTTGCTGCCACTCAATCGCTCTATCTTATTACCAAGAACTTATATGGCGAGGATGCCAGCATTCATATTGAGGTATTGCTTCCGGCATTCGTCCTGGGTATGGTCATGAAGCATAAGGATATTGATACGGCTTGGGAACGTAAAGCTTCGACAGGAATTTCATTTATCTTTATGTTCCTGGTAGGTATGAGTATGCCTCCGCTTCAGGGAATCAGCCTTCCCGGCGATATAGGGCTGGCTTCTATAACAGGTTCACAGGAAATGATGCCTTGGGCACTGATTATTGTACATGTGGTTATTGTATCGTTACTTTCCAATGTCGGTAAATTATTCCCGGTATTCTTCTATCGTGATCGTAAGTTGAGTGAACGTCTGGCACTTTCCATTGGTATGTTTACTCGCGGTGAAGTAGGGGCAGGAGTTATTTTTATTGCGTTGGGTTACAATCTGGGTGGTCCGGCATTAGTAATTTCTGTACTTACTATTGTGTTAAATTTAATATTAACAGGTATATTTGTGCTCTGGGTTAAAAAACTGGCATTAATGAGCTATCAGGAATAG
- the lepA gene encoding translation elongation factor 4, translated as MKNNIRNFCIIAHIDHGKSTLADRLLEYTNTIQVTGGQMLDDMDLEKERGITIKSHAIQMEYTYKGEKYILNLIDTPGHVDFSYEVSRSIAACEGALLIVDASQGVQAQTISNLYMAIEHDLEIIPVINKCDMASAMPEEVEDEIVELLGCKRSEIIRASGKTGMGVEEILAAVIERIPHPEGDEEAPLQALIFDSVFNSFRGIIAYFKIVNGVIRKGDKVKFFNTGKEYDADEIGVLKMEMVARQELRTGDVGYIISGIKTSKEVKVGDTITHIARPCKEAIAGFEEVKPMVFAGVYPIEAEDFEDLRSSLEKLQLNDASLTFQPESSLALGFGFRCGFLGLLHMEIVQERLDREFDMNVITTVPNVSYNIYDKQGHMTEVHNPGSMPDPTLIDHIEEPYIRASVITTTDYIGPIMTLCLGKRGELVKQEYISGNRVEIYYDMPLGEIVIDFYDKLKSISKGYASFDYHASGFRPSKLVKLDILLNGEPVDALSTLTHFDNAYDLGRRMCEKLKDLIPRQQFDIAIQAAIGAKIISRETIKAVRKDVTAKCYGGDVSRKRKLLEKQKRGKKRMKQIGNVEVPQKAFLAVLKLD; from the coding sequence ATGAAGAATAATATACGTAACTTTTGCATTATTGCCCACATCGATCATGGTAAGTCTACTTTAGCTGACCGTCTGCTTGAATATACCAACACCATACAGGTGACCGGAGGACAGATGCTGGATGATATGGATCTGGAAAAAGAGAGAGGTATCACCATTAAGAGCCATGCCATTCAGATGGAGTATACGTACAAGGGTGAAAAGTATATTCTGAATCTGATTGATACTCCGGGGCACGTAGACTTTTCGTATGAAGTTTCCCGTTCTATTGCCGCTTGTGAAGGTGCATTGCTGATTGTAGACGCTTCGCAGGGTGTACAGGCACAAACAATCTCCAATCTTTATATGGCAATCGAGCATGATCTGGAAATTATTCCGGTCATCAATAAGTGCGATATGGCGAGTGCCATGCCTGAAGAGGTAGAGGATGAAATCGTAGAGTTGCTTGGCTGCAAGCGCAGTGAGATAATCCGTGCTTCCGGTAAGACGGGTATGGGGGTAGAAGAAATTCTGGCTGCGGTTATCGAGCGTATTCCTCATCCCGAAGGTGATGAGGAAGCACCGTTGCAGGCTTTGATTTTTGACTCTGTATTCAATTCTTTCCGTGGTATCATTGCTTACTTCAAGATAGTAAACGGTGTGATCCGTAAGGGAGATAAGGTGAAATTCTTCAATACCGGTAAAGAATATGATGCTGATGAAATCGGTGTGCTCAAGATGGAAATGGTGGCACGTCAGGAACTGCGTACTGGTGACGTGGGATACATTATTTCCGGTATTAAAACCTCTAAAGAGGTAAAGGTGGGAGATACGATTACTCACATTGCCCGCCCATGTAAAGAAGCTATTGCAGGTTTCGAGGAAGTGAAGCCGATGGTTTTTGCCGGTGTATATCCTATTGAAGCGGAAGACTTTGAAGACTTGCGTTCCTCTTTGGAAAAACTGCAATTGAACGATGCATCACTGACTTTCCAGCCTGAATCCTCGTTGGCGTTGGGCTTCGGATTCCGTTGCGGATTCCTGGGACTGTTGCACATGGAGATTGTGCAGGAGCGACTTGACCGTGAATTTGACATGAATGTGATAACCACTGTGCCGAACGTTTCTTATAATATTTACGATAAACAAGGTCATATGACAGAGGTGCATAACCCTGGAAGTATGCCCGATCCTACTTTGATCGACCATATTGAGGAGCCTTATATCCGTGCTTCCGTTATCACAACCACAGATTATATCGGTCCTATCATGACCTTGTGTCTGGGTAAACGTGGTGAACTGGTGAAGCAGGAATATATTTCCGGTAATCGTGTGGAGATCTATTACGACATGCCTTTGGGAGAAATTGTGATTGACTTTTATGATAAACTGAAAAGTATTTCGAAAGGATATGCCTCTTTTGATTACCATGCCAGTGGTTTCCGTCCGTCCAAGTTGGTAAAACTGGACATCTTGCTGAATGGCGAGCCGGTGGATGCCCTTTCAACACTAACACATTTCGACAATGCGTATGATTTGGGACGCCGCATGTGCGAGAAGCTGAAAGACCTGATCCCGAGACAGCAGTTTGATATTGCTATCCAAGCGGCTATCGGAGCTAAAATCATTTCTCGTGAGACGATTAAGGCAGTACGCAAAGATGTTACGGCGAAATGTTATGGTGGTGACGTCAGTCGTAAGAGAAAGCTGTTGGAAAAGCAGAAGAGAGGAAAGAAACGTATGAAGCAGATTGGTAATGTGGAAGTGCCACAGAAAGCGTTCCTTGCGGTGTTGAAATTAGATTAA
- a CDS encoding fimbrillin family protein, whose product MKKFVILAFSLLLLAGCSKNEIIIYESSPGTNDPGNGQTSQKEDILITFSASLESRKVTRSMSPMPKGLVSQIYAFETTDKNFNDPFAEGLYSTVSAGTLTGMKGYKMYLSNGSYNMYAFSENSSTYPPSLTDGISAPLKNGVDYLWWENLDQDITASQIHMPIVFQHIATQVVVDLSAGEGLQLDSLVSATILPPTPGASLDIETGIIEATDTYDTTPLNMGKNGFLAQAIVLPTRATTPMSMTLKILADGETTPRTYTGSIPIPGKLAGGFSYVFSAIIDGNSVSFPNVSIKDWTEVDESGNPIYPIQK is encoded by the coding sequence ATGAAAAAATTTGTTATTCTAGCATTCTCTTTATTATTACTTGCAGGATGTTCCAAAAATGAAATAATCATTTATGAATCATCCCCCGGAACCAATGATCCCGGTAACGGACAAACCTCACAAAAAGAAGATATACTCATCACATTTTCCGCTTCACTTGAAAGTCGTAAGGTAACCAGATCCATGTCTCCTATGCCCAAAGGATTAGTAAGCCAAATATATGCTTTTGAAACGACAGACAAGAATTTTAATGATCCGTTTGCCGAAGGGCTATATTCAACAGTTTCAGCTGGTACATTAACGGGGATGAAAGGATACAAAATGTATTTGAGTAACGGCTCTTATAACATGTATGCATTTTCAGAAAATTCTTCTACTTATCCTCCGAGTCTAACCGATGGAATATCGGCTCCGCTAAAGAATGGCGTAGATTATTTATGGTGGGAAAATCTGGACCAAGATATCACAGCTTCACAAATTCACATGCCCATTGTTTTTCAGCATATAGCTACTCAGGTCGTAGTTGACCTGTCAGCAGGTGAAGGATTACAGCTTGACAGTTTAGTATCGGCAACTATTCTTCCGCCTACTCCTGGCGCCAGCCTTGATATAGAAACCGGTATTATCGAAGCAACCGACACTTATGACACAACTCCACTTAATATGGGCAAGAATGGATTTCTCGCACAGGCCATTGTCTTACCAACCCGTGCAACCACCCCAATGTCAATGACACTAAAAATTCTCGCAGATGGAGAAACCACACCACGTACCTATACCGGAAGTATCCCTATCCCGGGTAAACTGGCCGGTGGATTTTCTTATGTCTTCAGCGCCATTATAGACGGAAATTCCGTATCGTTCCCCAATGTCAGCATTAAAGACTGGACCGAAGTAGACGAATCAGGCAATCCGATTTATCCGATACAAAAATAA
- the pdxH gene encoding pyridoxamine 5'-phosphate oxidase has translation METPISEIRREYSKGKLTQCTIHDNPFEQFVEWLDDAIIHKEDEPTAMIVATVSAEGFPSTRTVLLKGVENNQFIFFTNYESRKGKQLAGNPYISLSFVWHKLERQVHIEGKAEKCPDKVSDTYFATRPYKSKIGARISPQSQVISSRMEIMRAFVKEVFKLAGRDIKRPDNWGGFAVTPTRFEFWQGRESRLHDRIQYILQKDGNWIQERLAP, from the coding sequence ATGGAAACCCCAATATCTGAAATCAGAAGAGAATACAGCAAAGGCAAGCTGACACAATGCACTATCCACGACAATCCTTTTGAGCAATTCGTGGAATGGCTAGATGATGCTATCATTCACAAAGAAGATGAACCTACCGCTATGATAGTAGCAACAGTTTCAGCAGAAGGGTTCCCCTCCACGCGCACCGTTTTGTTGAAAGGGGTAGAAAACAACCAATTTATATTCTTCACTAATTACGAAAGCCGAAAGGGAAAACAATTAGCAGGCAATCCATATATTTCCCTTTCTTTCGTATGGCACAAATTGGAAAGACAGGTACACATTGAAGGCAAAGCCGAAAAATGCCCCGATAAAGTTTCGGATACTTACTTTGCCACCAGGCCATATAAAAGCAAGATAGGTGCAAGAATATCTCCGCAAAGCCAGGTGATAAGCAGCCGTATGGAGATTATGCGAGCCTTCGTGAAAGAAGTCTTCAAGCTGGCAGGCCGCGATATTAAACGTCCCGATAATTGGGGTGGTTTTGCTGTAACCCCTACCCGCTTCGAGTTTTGGCAAGGGCGGGAAAGCCGTCTGCACGACCGCATCCAATATATACTTCAGAAAGATGGCAACTGGATACAGGAAAGACTAGCTCCTTAA
- a CDS encoding winged helix-turn-helix domain-containing protein, whose protein sequence is MLKEKAGETAGKIWSALNETEGLTAKQIKKATKLVDKDLFLGLGWLLREDKISTQEVEGELFVKLV, encoded by the coding sequence ATGTTAAAAGAAAAAGCTGGTGAAACTGCAGGAAAAATTTGGAGTGCTCTGAATGAGACTGAAGGTTTGACTGCTAAACAAATCAAGAAAGCAACTAAGTTGGTAGACAAAGATTTGTTCTTGGGTCTTGGCTGGTTGTTGAGAGAAGACAAAATCTCTACTCAGGAAGTAGAAGGTGAACTGTTTGTCAAGTTGGTTTAA
- a CDS encoding exodeoxyribonuclease III, which produces MKIITYNVNGLRAAVGKGLPEWLEQEQADVVCIQETKLQPDQYPEEALSALGYKHYLYSAQKKGYSGVAILTKREPDHVEYGMGMEEYDNEGRFIRADFGDISVVSVYHPSGTSGDERQAFKMVWLEKFQEYVTGLRKSRPKLILCGDYNICHEPIDIHDPIRNATNSGFLPEEREWMTRFLNAGFIDTFRLLHPEQQEYTWWSYRFNSRAKNKGWRIDYCMVTELVRPLLREARILNDAVHSDHCPMLLDIEG; this is translated from the coding sequence ATGAAGATTATTACATATAATGTGAATGGGCTGCGTGCAGCTGTTGGCAAAGGTTTGCCGGAATGGCTGGAACAGGAACAAGCTGATGTAGTATGCATTCAGGAAACCAAATTGCAACCGGATCAATATCCGGAAGAAGCACTGAGTGCATTGGGATACAAGCATTATCTTTATTCTGCACAGAAGAAAGGCTATAGTGGAGTTGCCATTTTGACCAAGCGGGAACCGGACCATGTGGAATATGGTATGGGCATGGAAGAATATGACAATGAAGGCCGTTTTATCCGTGCCGATTTTGGCGATATATCTGTTGTGAGTGTTTATCATCCTTCGGGAACAAGCGGTGATGAACGTCAGGCATTCAAAATGGTATGGCTGGAGAAGTTCCAGGAATATGTGACGGGGTTACGAAAATCGCGTCCGAAACTGATTCTTTGTGGTGACTATAACATTTGTCATGAACCGATAGATATCCATGATCCTATTCGAAATGCTACGAATAGTGGTTTCTTGCCTGAAGAGCGGGAATGGATGACGCGTTTTCTAAATGCCGGTTTTATTGATACTTTCCGCCTATTGCATCCCGAACAGCAGGAATATACGTGGTGGAGTTACCGCTTTAATTCCCGTGCAAAGAATAAAGGATGGCGTATTGACTATTGTATGGTGACTGAACTGGTTCGTCCGTTGCTGAGAGAGGCGCGCATATTGAATGATGCTGTACATTCTGATCATTGCCCCATGTTGTTGGATATAGAAGGATAA
- a CDS encoding Nramp family divalent metal transporter, with product MKNILKDLKRRDHKRYLGGLDVFKYIGPGLLVTVGFIDPGNWASNFAAGSEFGYSLLWVVTLSTIMLIVLQHNVAHLGIVTGLCLSEAATKYTPKWVSRPILGTAVLASISTSLAEILGGAIALEMLFDIPIIWGAILTTVFVVIMLFTNSYKKIERSIIAFVSVIGLSFIYELFLVKIDWPLAVEGWVTPAFPEGSMLIIMSVLGAVVMPHNLFLHSEVIQSHEYNKQDDSSIRKVLKYELFDTLFSMIVGWAINSAMILLAAATFFKSGIQVEELQQAKSLLEPLLGNSAAVVFALALLMAGISSTITSGMAAGSIFAGIFGESYHIKDSHSQVGVILSLGIALLLIFFIGDPFKGLLISQMVLSIQLPFTVFLQVGLTSSRKVMGQYVNSKWSSFVLYAIAGIVTVLNIMLLISELV from the coding sequence ATGAAAAATATTCTGAAAGACTTGAAACGTAGGGATCATAAGCGCTATTTAGGTGGTCTGGACGTTTTTAAATATATTGGTCCCGGACTCCTTGTTACAGTAGGTTTTATTGATCCCGGAAACTGGGCTTCTAATTTTGCGGCGGGGTCCGAATTTGGATATTCCCTGCTTTGGGTGGTAACTTTATCAACGATCATGTTGATTGTATTGCAACATAATGTGGCTCACTTGGGGATTGTTACAGGTTTATGCTTGTCGGAAGCTGCTACGAAGTATACTCCTAAATGGGTTTCCCGTCCTATTCTGGGTACTGCGGTGTTGGCATCCATATCGACTTCCCTTGCCGAGATACTGGGAGGAGCAATTGCTCTGGAAATGCTTTTTGATATTCCCATTATATGGGGAGCCATATTGACAACCGTCTTTGTCGTCATCATGCTTTTTACGAACTCATATAAGAAGATAGAGCGTTCCATCATCGCGTTTGTTTCAGTTATTGGGTTATCCTTTATTTATGAGTTGTTCCTGGTGAAGATTGACTGGCCACTAGCTGTAGAAGGATGGGTGACACCTGCTTTTCCGGAAGGAAGTATGCTGATTATTATGAGTGTCCTGGGAGCAGTGGTAATGCCACATAATTTATTCCTGCATTCGGAAGTAATACAGAGCCATGAGTATAATAAGCAAGATGACAGTTCTATTCGTAAGGTCTTGAAGTATGAGCTGTTTGATACGCTTTTCTCCATGATTGTAGGATGGGCTATCAATAGTGCCATGATATTGCTGGCTGCTGCTACTTTCTTTAAAAGTGGTATTCAGGTTGAAGAGCTGCAACAGGCAAAGTCTTTGTTGGAGCCTCTACTTGGAAACAGTGCTGCAGTCGTGTTTGCTTTGGCTTTGTTGATGGCAGGTATTTCATCTACCATTACAAGTGGTATGGCGGCAGGTTCTATTTTTGCCGGTATCTTTGGAGAATCCTATCATATCAAGGATAGCCACTCTCAGGTGGGCGTAATCCTTTCATTGGGCATTGCGTTGTTGCTGATATTTTTCATCGGTGATCCTTTCAAGGGATTGTTGATTTCGCAAATGGTGCTGAGTATTCAGTTGCCATTTACTGTTTTTCTGCAAGTGGGACTAACGTCTTCGCGTAAAGTAATGGGGCAGTATGTTAATAGTAAGTGGAGTAGTTTTGTACTCTATGCTATTGCGGGAATCGTTACCGTATTGAATATTATGTTGCTGATATCTGAACTAGTATAA
- a CDS encoding TIGR03905 family TSCPD domain-containing protein encodes MKYTYKTQGTCSSHIELEIEDNIITDIAFWGGCNGNLQGISRLVKGMPVNDVISRLEGIRCGGRPTSCPDQLCRALHEMGF; translated from the coding sequence ATGAAGTATACTTATAAGACTCAAGGTACATGTAGTTCTCACATTGAATTGGAAATAGAAGATAATATAATAACGGATATTGCATTTTGGGGAGGTTGTAACGGTAATTTGCAAGGTATTTCCCGTTTGGTAAAGGGAATGCCGGTAAATGATGTGATTTCCCGTCTGGAAGGAATTCGTTGCGGAGGACGTCCGACTTCTTGTCCGGATCAGTTATGTAGGGCGCTGCATGAAATGGGATTCTAA
- a CDS encoding YebC/PmpR family DNA-binding transcriptional regulator — MGRAFEYRKAAKLKRWGHMAKTFTRLGKQIAIAVKAGGPEPENNPTLRSVIATCKRENMPKDNIDRAIKNALGKDQSDYKGMTYEGYGPHGIAVFVDTLTDNTTRTVADVRSVFNKFGGNLGTMGSLAFLFDHKCMFTFKKKDGIDMEELILDLIDYDVDDEFEEDEEEGTITIYGDPKSYAAIQKHLEECGFEDVGGEFTYIPNDTKEVTPEQRETLDKMIERLEEFDDVQTVYTNMKPEGSEE; from the coding sequence ATGGGAAGAGCGTTTGAATATAGAAAAGCTGCCAAATTGAAAAGATGGGGTCACATGGCAAAGACCTTTACAAGACTGGGTAAACAAATTGCTATTGCTGTAAAGGCTGGTGGCCCGGAACCGGAAAATAACCCGACTTTGCGTTCTGTTATCGCTACTTGTAAGCGTGAGAATATGCCGAAGGATAACATTGACCGTGCTATTAAAAATGCGTTAGGCAAAGATCAGAGCGATTACAAAGGAATGACTTATGAAGGATACGGCCCTCACGGTATTGCTGTATTCGTAGATACATTGACTGACAACACGACCCGTACAGTTGCTGATGTACGTTCAGTGTTCAACAAGTTTGGTGGAAACTTGGGTACTATGGGGTCATTGGCTTTCCTGTTCGACCACAAATGTATGTTTACTTTCAAGAAGAAAGACGGCATAGATATGGAAGAACTCATCCTTGACTTGATTGACTACGATGTAGATGATGAGTTTGAAGAGGATGAAGAAGAAGGTACAATCACTATCTATGGTGATCCGAAGAGCTATGCTGCCATCCAGAAACATTTGGAGGAATGTGGCTTTGAGGATGTCGGTGGTGAATTTACTTATATCCCGAACGATACGAAGGAGGTAACTCCCGAGCAACGTGAGACTCTTGACAAGATGATAGAGCGTCTTGAAGAATTTGATGATGTGCAAACGGTTTATACCAACATGAAGCCGGAAGGAAGTGAAGAGTAA
- the pheT gene encoding phenylalanine--tRNA ligase subunit beta: MNISYNWLKEYVDFDLTPEEVAAALTSIGLETGGVEEVQTIKGGLEGLVIGEVLTCVPHPNSDHMHVTTVNLGQGEPVQIVCGAPNVAAGQKVVVATLGAKLYDGDECFTIKKSKLRGIESNGMICAEDEIGIGTDHAGIIVLPADAAPGTLAKDYYNIKSDYVLEVDITPNRADACSHYGVARDLYAYLVQNNKPTSLKRPSVDTFSVENNDLDIKVTVENSEACPRYAGVTVKGVTVKESPEWLQNKLRIIGLRPINNVVDITNYIVHAFGQPLHCFDADKIEGGEVVVKTMPEGTPFVTLDGVERKLSDRDLMICDKEKPMCIAGVFGGLDSGSTETTKDVFIESAYFHPTWVRKTARRHGLNTDASFRFERGIDPNITIYCLKLAAMMVKELAGGTISSEIKDVCAAPAQDFIVELSYEKVYSLVGKVIPVETIKSIVTSLEMKITNETAEGLTLAVPPYRVDVQRDCDVIEDILRIYGYNNVEIPSTLKSSLTTKGEHDKSNKLQNLVAEQLVGCGFNEILNNSLTRAGYYDGMETYPSKNLVMLLNPLSTDLNAMRQTLLFGGLESISHNANRKNADLKFFEFGNCYYFDAEKKNPEKSLAAYTENYHLGLWVTGKKVSNSWAHADEESSVYELKAYVENIFLRLGLNMRNLVVGNLVDDIYATALSVQTKGGKRLATFGIVTKKILKAFDIDNEVYYADLNWKELMKAIRSVKISYTEISKFPAVKRDLALLIDKKVQFAEIEKIAYETEKKLLKEVSLFDVYEGKNLEAGKKSYAVSFLLQDETQTLNDKMIDKIMSKLVKNLEDKLDAKLR, encoded by the coding sequence ATGAATATCTCTTATAATTGGTTGAAAGAGTATGTCGATTTCGATTTGACACCGGAAGAAGTTGCGGCTGCATTGACTTCTATAGGTCTGGAAACAGGTGGTGTAGAAGAAGTGCAAACAATTAAAGGCGGACTGGAAGGTCTCGTGATAGGTGAAGTGTTGACATGCGTTCCTCATCCGAATTCAGACCACATGCATGTGACTACTGTGAATCTGGGACAGGGAGAACCTGTACAGATAGTATGCGGTGCACCGAATGTGGCTGCCGGTCAGAAAGTGGTAGTTGCTACTTTGGGTGCAAAACTCTATGATGGGGATGAATGTTTTACGATTAAAAAGTCAAAACTCCGTGGTATTGAGTCTAACGGCATGATTTGTGCTGAAGATGAAATAGGTATCGGTACGGATCATGCAGGTATTATCGTTTTGCCGGCTGATGCAGCTCCGGGAACTCTTGCCAAAGATTATTATAACATCAAGAGCGACTATGTGCTGGAAGTGGATATCACTCCGAATCGTGCCGATGCTTGTTCGCATTATGGTGTAGCTCGTGACTTGTATGCTTATCTGGTGCAAAATAATAAACCGACTTCTCTGAAGAGGCCGTCTGTAGATACTTTCTCCGTTGAAAATAATGATTTGGATATCAAAGTTACAGTTGAAAACAGTGAGGCTTGCCCTCGCTATGCCGGGGTAACGGTGAAAGGCGTAACGGTTAAAGAAAGTCCGGAATGGTTGCAGAATAAACTCCGTATCATCGGACTGCGTCCTATAAATAATGTAGTAGATATCACAAATTACATTGTTCATGCATTCGGTCAACCGTTGCACTGCTTTGATGCGGATAAAATTGAAGGTGGTGAAGTAGTGGTAAAGACAATGCCTGAAGGTACTCCGTTTGTCACATTGGATGGTGTGGAACGCAAATTATCCGATCGTGACCTGATGATTTGTGACAAGGAAAAACCGATGTGTATTGCCGGTGTATTCGGCGGTTTGGATTCCGGTTCTACGGAAACCACCAAGGATGTTTTCATTGAGAGTGCTTATTTCCATCCGACATGGGTCCGTAAGACGGCTCGTCGTCATGGGCTGAATACAGATGCTTCTTTCCGTTTTGAAAGAGGTATTGATCCTAATATCACTATTTATTGCCTGAAGCTGGCTGCCATGATGGTGAAAGAACTGGCCGGCGGTACTATTTCCTCTGAAATTAAAGATGTTTGTGCTGCTCCTGCTCAGGATTTCATCGTAGAATTATCTTATGAGAAGGTATATTCATTGGTAGGTAAGGTGATTCCAGTGGAGACAATCAAGAGTATTGTTACCAGTCTGGAAATGAAAATAACCAATGAGACTGCAGAAGGATTGACTCTGGCTGTACCTCCTTATCGTGTAGATGTACAACGTGATTGTGATGTTATTGAAGATATCCTCCGTATTTATGGATATAATAATGTAGAGATACCATCTACGTTGAAGTCCAGCTTGACAACGAAAGGCGAACATGATAAATCTAACAAGTTACAGAATTTGGTAGCTGAACAGTTGGTAGGTTGTGGTTTCAATGAAATTTTGAATAATTCTCTGACACGCGCCGGTTATTATGATGGTATGGAAACTTATCCTTCTAAGAATCTGGTAATGTTGCTGAACCCGTTGAGTACAGATCTGAATGCAATGCGTCAGACTTTGTTGTTCGGTGGTCTGGAAAGTATCTCTCATAACGCCAACCGTAAGAATGCCGACTTGAAATTCTTCGAATTCGGAAATTGCTATTATTTCGATGCAGAAAAGAAGAATCCCGAAAAGTCGTTGGCTGCTTATACGGAAAATTATCATCTCGGATTGTGGGTAACGGGTAAGAAAGTATCCAACTCTTGGGCACATGCTGATGAAGAAAGTTCTGTATATGAATTGAAAGCATACGTAGAAAATATTTTCCTCCGTTTAGGGCTGAATATGAGAAATCTGGTAGTAGGTAATCTGGTGGACGATATTTATGCTACTGCCTTGTCTGTACAGACTAAAGGTGGAAAGCGTCTTGCTACATTCGGTATCGTAACGAAGAAGATTCTCAAAGCTTTCGATATTGATAATGAAGTATATTACGCTGATCTGAACTGGAAAGAGCTGATGAAAGCTATCCGTTCTGTAAAGATCAGTTATACGGAAATCTCCAAATTCCCGGCTGTGAAACGTGACCTTGCCTTGTTGATCGATAAGAAGGTGCAGTTTGCGGAGATAGAAAAGATTGCTTATGAAACTGAGAAGAAGTTGCTGAAAGAAGTATCTCTTTTCGATGTTTATGAAGGCAAGAATCTTGAAGCCGGCAAAAAATCGTATGCTGTCAGCTTCCTGTTGCAGGATGAAACGCAGACACTGAACGATAAGATGATCGATAAGATAATGTCGAAACTCGTGAAGAATCTGGAAGATAAACTGGATGCAAAACTTCGATAA